In the genome of uncultured Pseudomonas sp., the window ATTGTCATCCTCTCAATGGCATTCCTCAACCTTTGATCGGCCATTGCCCGCGACAGATAGTCGCAATCGCGCAGGAGTCATTCGATGAGTTTTTCGCAACGCCTAGAAGAACCGGCTTTTGCGTTGATCTGTGGGGCCAGCCGCGGCATTGGCCTGGCACTGACCACGCAACTGCTGGCGCGCAAGGATATCGCCGGGGTCTGGGCTGTCGCCCGCCAGGCGAGCCAGTCAGCTGAGTTGCAGGCGCTAGGCGCGCAGCACGGCACGCGGTTGCACTGCCTGGATGTGGACGTATGCGACGAGCAGGCATTAAGTGAACTGGCCGCGCAGATGCGCGCAGCGATACCACGCCTGCATCTGCTGCTGTGCACGGTCGGGGTGCTGCAGGACGGTGCCGCGAAAGCCGAGAAGGGTTTGGCGCAGCTCAATCTTGAGGGGCTGCTAGCGACCTTTGAGCGCAACAGCTTTGCGCCCATCCTGCTACTCAAGCACCTACTGCCGTTGTTACGCGGAAAGCATCCGTGCACGGTGGCGGCGCTCTCGGCGCGGGTCGGTTCGATCGGCGACAACCGCCTCGGCGGCTGGTACAGCTACCGCGCCAGCAAAGCCGCGCTGAACCAGCTGCTGCACACGGCCAGCATCGAGCTGAGTCGGCTCAACCGCAACAGCTGCGTACTCAGCCTGCACCCAGGCACCACCGATACGGCGTTGTCGAAGCCCTTTCAGGCCAATGTGCCGGCCGACAAGTTGTTCACCCCGAGCTATGCCGCCGAATGCCTGCTGGCGCAGATTGAGCGGCACGGCCCAGAGCAAACCGGCACATTCTGGGGCTGGGATGGACAGCCGATCCCTTGGTAGCCCGACGTGTAACTAAACCGCCGCGCGGCGCACACTGGCCAGCAGCGCCGCTGCGCCGATAAACAACGCGCCAAAGGTCCGGTTCATCAACTGCTGCTGACGGGGCGAGCGCAGCGCACCCAGCACCCGCGCCGCCAGGCCGGTGTAGCCGGCCATGACAATCAGGTCAACGCAGATCATGGTCACGCCCATCACCAGGTACTGACCCAGCAACGGCGCTTGTGGATTGAGAAACTGCGGCAGCACCGCGAGCATAAAGACAATCGCCTTGGGGTTGCTGAAGTTGACCAGAAAACCGCGCAACACCAAGGTCAGCGGCCGGCCGATGGGCCGCTCGGTTTGCGCCGTCATATCACTGGGCAACGCCTGCCACTGGCGATAACCGAGGTACACCAGGTACGCCACGCCGAACCACTTGATCAGGCTGAAGGCCAGCTCCGACGCCGCCAGAATCGCCCCCACACCGGCCGCCACAATGGCAATCTGCAACGCCAGGCCCAGCTGCAAGCCCAGCGC includes:
- a CDS encoding SDR family NAD(P)-dependent oxidoreductase: MSFSQRLEEPAFALICGASRGIGLALTTQLLARKDIAGVWAVARQASQSAELQALGAQHGTRLHCLDVDVCDEQALSELAAQMRAAIPRLHLLLCTVGVLQDGAAKAEKGLAQLNLEGLLATFERNSFAPILLLKHLLPLLRGKHPCTVAALSARVGSIGDNRLGGWYSYRASKAALNQLLHTASIELSRLNRNSCVLSLHPGTTDTALSKPFQANVPADKLFTPSYAAECLLAQIERHGPEQTGTFWGWDGQPIPW
- the rhtB gene encoding homoserine/homoserine lactone efflux protein → MALETWLAFFVACWVISLSPGAGAIASMSAGLQYGFLRGYWNALGLQLGLALQIAIVAAGVGAILAASELAFSLIKWFGVAYLVYLGYRQWQALPSDMTAQTERPIGRPLTLVLRGFLVNFSNPKAIVFMLAVLPQFLNPQAPLLGQYLVMGVTMICVDLIVMAGYTGLAARVLGALRSPRQQQLMNRTFGALFIGAAALLASVRRAAV